The genomic region GCCGACTGGCAGTGCGACGAGGTGCAGGGCTTCTTCGTCGCCGGGCCGATGACGGGCGACCGGGTCGTCGGGTGGCTGCGCGAGTGGGCCGCCCGGCTCGCCGTCCCCCCCGACGCCGCGGCGTCGGGGGGCGGGGCCCTGGTCGGCGCCGGCCTGGCCCCGGAGGTTGGCGCCGCGGCCGTTCCGGCGCTGTCGGCACCGCCGTCGGCCGGTGCCGGCGCACCGCGGCCGGGCCAGTGGCCGGCGGGCCTGCGCGGCACCCCGGCGCCCGCCACGGCCTGGCGGGCGGCCGGCTACCGGGTGCAGACCGACCTGGCGGCCTCCTGAGCTCAACAGGCCGGCCCCTGCCGGGCCGCCGCCGTGTCCAGCCGCAGCGTCAGCTCGGCGACCGCCCTGATCTCCCGGGCGTTCTCGCCCGGCGCCCCCGCGACGAGCCGCTCGCAGATCCCGCGGTACATCGCCGGGTAGCTGTCGAGTCGGTTCACCCGGCGGCGGCGCAGGATCCGGGACCCGGCCTCGGCGCTGTACCGGGCGCCGTCGACGATGGTCGCCGTCACCCCGTTGGCCCGCAGTTCGGTGTGCTCACGCAGGCCGAAGCGGCTGCCGCCGGCGCTGGTCAGCACGAGCGAGAGGATCGCGTCGTTCACGAGCTCGACGTACACGGTGAAGGTACCCGTGCGGGCGGAGGTGACCGTGGCGCGGCGCACCGGGGCGAAGTCGTTGAGCCACAGGAAGTGGTCGATCCAGTGGCAGCCGTTGCTCACCAACCGGGTCCGCGAGGCCGGCCAGCGGTACCAGTGCCGGGCGGGCAGCGGCTCCTCGTACACCACCGCGCTGTAGAGCATCGGCTCGCGCGCCTCGCCGAGGCGGAGGTCGGTGCGTAGCCAGGCGTTGATCGGCGAGTGGCGGCGCTGGAAGCAGGCGAACAGACGCCCGCCGCCGTCGATGAGCTTCGCCAGCTCCTCGAGGTCCTCCTCGGTGGTGACCAGGGGTTTCTCGACGACGGCCGCCGAGCCGCGGCGCAGCGCCGCGTGGGCCAGCGGGGCATGGGTGTGGTGGTAGCCGGCGATCAGCAGGACGTCCGCCGGGTCGTCCTCGGCCGGCAGCGGCGAGGTGTCCCAGGACCACCGGTCGGTGCGCCGGGCGCCGATCTGCACGGGATCGAGTTCGTGCACCCGGATGAGGTCGAGGTGTTCGCCGATGTGCGGGACGATCTGGGTCTTGGCGTAGTGGCCGAGCCCGAACAGGGCCGCGGTGGGCCGGCGGGCGGACCCCGGCGCGGCGCCGGGTGCCGGGCGCCGCCGCGTGCTGGTCGCGATCGGGCTGGCGCCGGTGAGCAGCCGGTCGTCCGGCCTGGCCCCGCGCCACTCGACCGCGAGCCACGCCACGAGTCGGTCGACGGCCGCCGGGTCCAGCGCGATCCCGGCCAACGGCGACCAGCCGACCAGCGCGTCGTCGACCACCGGCGGCGGGCTCGCCGGTCGGGCCCGGTGGACGATCGTCGCCCCGCCCGGCCGGGCACCGGGGTCGACCGGTCGGGGGACGTCTGCCGCACGGACCGGGCGGATGAGGTCGCGGTGCAGGACGACCCGCTCCATGCACGCCGGGTGGCAGGGCGCGACGAAGGCGACGGGGGAGCCGGGCGCCGGGACAGCCGTCGGCGACGCCGGCGCCTCGCCCCCCGGGAACGGCGCCGGCTCGACCGTGCCCAGCCCGACCCCCACGTACCGCCGGTTGCGGTCGCGTTCCCGCAGCCGGCTGGCGGTCTTGCGAGCCACCGCCCGAGCCCCGAACTCGCGGGTGTAGGCGGCCAGCGCCCGGGAGCCGCCCGACCGCACGTAGAACTGGTCGTCCACCGGGACCAGGGTGATCCAGACGGACGGACGGACGCGCGCCTGCCCGGCCGTCGGGGTCTCGTCGAGGAAGCCGTCGGCCCAGCGCTGCGCGAGGAGAACCCTCATCCCGCCGCCGGCGCCCGTCCGACCGGTTGGGCGCGGCAGGCGCCGGCGAGCAGTGTCAGCGGAGCCGTCAGCGCCGCGTCGATCAGCCGCGCGCAGGTCTCGAACGCCTCCCGACCGCCCTCGAGCGGGTCGGACAGGTCGTCGATCGACGCCGGCACGACGCGGCCCGAGGCCCGGACCCGCCAGGCGGCCGCGGCCAGGTGCTCCCCGGCCAGCCGCGGCTCACCCGGCGGCACGTCCGCGGGGCGCACCCCGGAAGTCAGCCGGCCGAACTCGCGCACGGTGAAGGTCCGGCGCAGGGCGCGCGGCGCGAGGGCGACCACCGCCGAGCGGTGCTGTCGGGTCGCGCACAGGACCAGGTCGCTGGCGCCGATCAGCTCCGCGGTCAGCGGCCGGGTGCGGAACGCGCCGGGGTCCACGCCCCGTGCGCGCAGCAGCGCCGCGGCGTGCGGGTGCATCGGCGCGGCCGGTTCCGCGTACACCCCGGCGCTGTGGAACACGGGCGCCGCGCCGGGCGCCGCGCCGAACCGGGCCGCGGCGAGGTGCTCGGCCAGCGGCGAGCGGCAGAGATTGCCGGTGCAGACCATCAGCACCGTCCACGGCCGGCCCGGCTCGCCCGCCCCGGTGGCGCTCATGCCGGACGGGGCGCGCTGCCCCGACGCCAGTACACGCCCGTCCAGTCGACCTGGATGATCGGTTCGGACACGCCGTGGGCGGCCCGGTAGTCGTCCACGGCTGCCCGACACCCGGGAACCGCCCCGTAGTCGTCGATGATGCAGTAGCCGCCGGGGGACAGCTTCGGGTACAGCGCGCCGAGCGCGTCGATGGTGCTCTCGTACATGTCACCGTCCAGGCGCAGCACCGCCAGGCGTTCGATCGGCGCGTCGGGCAGCGTGTCGCGAAACCATCCCGGCAGGAAGCGGACCTGGTCGTCGAGCAGGCCGTAGCGGCGGAAGTTCTCCCGCACCTGGTCGACGGAGACGACGAGGGCGGAGTGCTCGTGGTGGCGGTCGCCGGCGTCGGCCGCGTAACGCGGGTCGGGCACCGGCAGCCCGGCGAAGGAGTCGGCGACCCAGATCGTGCGGTCGTCGACCCCGTAGGCGGCCAGCACCCCGCGCATCAGGATGCAGGCCCCGCCCCGCCACACCCCGGTCTCGATGAGATCGCCGGGGACGCCGTCGCGGATCACCTGCTCGGTGCACTCCTGAAGGTTGCGCATGCGATGTTCGCCGGTCATCGTGTGCGCGAGTCTCGGCCAGTCCCGCCCGTCGTCGCGGGCGTCGGGTGAGGATCTCTTCACGATCTCCACTCCCTGGCGCTCGGCGGCCAGGGCCAGGATGCGCCGGGCGCCGCCGCGCGGCTCCCACACGCTGCCGTCCCCGCCGTCCCAGAGGGAGAAGGTGAGGGTGGACCGGAGGAGATCGAGGTACCGCGACGTGGTGTCGGGCAGGTCGTCGCGGGTGCCGGTCGGCGTCGTGGTCATCGTCGCTCCTGGATGGGGGATGGATCGCCGGTGAGGTCGGTGACGGGGTCGATGGTGGTGCGGGGCGCGGGGATCGCGGGATGCGGGCGGCCCGCGAGGTCGGTCGGGACGGTGCGGCCGAGCTGGCCGGCGTGGGTGAGCTGGCCGGTGTGGGCGTGCTGGCCGGTGTGGGCGTGCTGGCCGGTGTGGGCGTGCTGGCCGGTGTGGGCGTGCTGGCCGGTGTGGGCGTGCTGGCCGGTGTGGGCGTGCTGGCGGGGGTCGGCGAGCTGGCGGGTGCAGGCGAGGTAGAGCGCGGCGGCGGAGGCGCTGTAGGTGGCGCCGGAGACGGCGGCCACCCCCGGCAACCCTGTGTGGCGCAGCGCGACGACGAGCCCCAGCACCGTCGCCAGCGCCACCGGCACCTGCACGGCGAGCACCGTGCGCGCCGAGCGGAAGCCGAGCAGCACGTGGATGAGCAGGTAGTCGACCGACTGGGGGATGGCGGCGAGGACGAGGATCCGGGTGGTCGTGGCCGCCGGGGCGAAGTCGGCGCCGTACACCACCCGGATACCGAGCGGAGTGAGCAGCGCGACCGGCCCGGCGACGGCCGCGGCGATCGCGAGCGTGGCCAGGACCGCCCGGCGCACCGTGCGGGCCCGCGCCCGGGGGTCGACCATGGAGCGCAACCGGCTGAACACCACCATGCCCGTCGCCTGGCAGATGGTCGAGCAGGCGGTGGCGAAGGCGACCGCCACCCCGTAGAACGCCACCTCGTGAGCCGCCCGGAAGGCCGTGACCAGCAGCATGTCGAGCTTGTAGATGAGCTGGGCGCCGACGACCGTGCCGTAGGCCGCCAGCGCGCTGCGCACGAAGGCGCGCCGCGGCAGCAACGCGCCGATCCGCGGACCCCGCCCGGCCGGGCTCATCCTGGTGGGGCTCATCCTGGTGGGGCGGAGCACGAGCAGGTGGTAGCCGAGCGGGGGCACCAGCGCCGTGAGGGCCAGCGCCACCATCCACCGGCCGGGATCACCCACCCCGCTCGTGGCGAGCAGCACGAACGCGCCGAGCGTCGCCGCCGCCGGAACCAGCCGCACGAGCTGGAACTCGCCGCCCATCCGCCCGCGGCGCTGGGCGAGCCCCGCCGCGTTCGACCCGACGATCGTGGCGGCGGCGAAGCAGCTCGCGCCCACCACGGCGACGGCGTCCCAGTGCACGTCGCCCCGGCGGGCGAGCGCGCCGGCCGCGGTGGCGGCGAACAGGGCGCCGCCGGCCGCCGCCACGACGCCCGCGTGCGCGAGCAGGGGACCGAGCAGGCCGTCGTCGTCCCCGTCGTCGGTGACCAGCGCCTGCGAGACCCCGAGACTGAGCACCATCGCGAGCATGCCGGCCCAGGTCTGCAGGGTGAGCAGCTCGCCGCGACCGGTCGGTCCCAGCGTCCGGGCGGCCAGGGCGCCGGTGGCGGTGCCCAGTACCAGGGTGGCGGCGTTGCCGGCGAGTACGGCGACGGTCGCGCGCGACAACCTGGCCGGCGGGTCGGGACGGCTCACCGCGGCCGCTCCGAGCGGCGCACGGCGGCGACCGCACGGTGGAACCCGTCGATCGAGGCGTCGAGGTCGATGTCCGGCACCGCCTTCTCCGACTCCAACGCCATCGTGGCGAGCAGGTCCGGCCGGCGGCGCAGCTCGTCGAGGATGCCGGCGAGCGCGCCGACATCACCGACGGGGTGGATCCGGGCGTTGCGGCCGGGGCGCACGTCGTCGGTCGGGCCGATCGACCCGACCCGGTCGCTGACCACCACCGGCAGTCCGCACAGCACCGCGTCCTTCACGGCCAGCGGATGCGGATCGCGCTGCGCCGGATGCACGTACAGGTCGCTGGCGGCGTACAGGCGGGGCAGGCGCTCCTGGTCGGCGAAGCCCACCACGCGCAGCGCGCCGTCGAGACCGGCGGCCGCCGCATCCAAGGCGGGCCGCAGCACCCCGTCGCCCGCCATGATCACGACGAGTTCCCGGGCGTCGGGCCGGCGAGGGGCGCGGGCGACGATCCGCAGGGCGTCGGCGACGTCCAGCGGGCGCTTCCGAGAGATCATCTTGCCGACGCACAGGGCGACCACCGCATCCGGGGCGATCCCGAGTTCGGCGCGGACGGCGGCGCGGTGGGCGGCCCGATCGGTCAGCGCCTTGTGCAGCGCGGCCTGCTCGGTGGGGTAGGGCGTGCGGAACATCCGCTCCCGCGGGACGCCGTAGTGGGCGAGATAGTCCTCGTTGTTGTCGCCGACGGTGAGAAACGCGTCGACCCGGCCGAGCAGCGGCGGCAGGGCGAGCCGCTTGGCGGCGCGCACGCGGGACGTACGGTGGCCGAGCAGCTCGCTGTCGCCCATCATCAGGGCGCCGACGCCGCGCCGGCGGGCCCAGGCGAGGGCCGCGAGCGAGCCGACGTGGCGGTAGCCGTGAACCAGCACGCAGTCGGGTCCCCGCCGGTCGAGCGCCGTCCAGACCCGGCCCGCCGCCCGGGTGCCGGCGACCGGCTGGCGCCATTCCGGTCGCAGCGGCAGATCGGCGACGAACTCGTGCTGGTAACCCTCGGTGATGTCCGGTCGCCAGTGCATCTCGGCGCCGAAGCCCCGGTCGAAGTAGCGGTCGAGGCCGGCGCGGGACAGGAACAGCACCCGCAGGTCCACCGGTCCCTCGCCGACGGCCCGATACAGCGGCGCGAAGTGCTGGATCGGGTGGGGCACGACAGCGGCGACGGTCGTCGGCCGGGAGGTGGACGTCATGGGCCTGCTGCGCCTCCTCGGGGCCGCCGAACCGAGCGGCGGGCTGTCGGGCTGTCGGGCTGCCGGGAACGTCAGTCTTCACGATGCGTATTCATTAATCAACGCACTGTAGATATGTGTCGTGGAACCGGTCCCGCGCCGGGCCCGCGGGAGCGGTCGTCGTGGCCGGGGCGGCGGGGCAGCCGGAGAATCGTGACTGTCCGTGATAGATGACGTCCATGCGTGTCGTCGTCGCCGGGGGAGCGGGCTTCCTCGGTAGTCATCTCTGTGAGCGACTCCTGGCCGGCGGGGCCGAGGTGATCTGCGTCGACAACTTCCTCACCGGCCGGCCGGAGAACGTCGACCCGCTGCGGGCGCTGGACGGCTTCCGGATGCTGCGCCGCGACGTCACCGGACCCGTCGACGTGGCCGGGCCGGTCGACACGGTGGTGCACCTGGCCTCCCCGGCCTCACCGGTGGACTACCGGGCGCTGCCGCTGGAGACGCTCGCGGTGGGTGCCTGGGGCACCCGCCGGCTGCTGGAGCTCGCCCGGCGCAAGGGGGCCCGGTTCGTGCTGGCGTCCACCTCCGAGGTGTACGGCGACCCGCAGGTGCACCCGCAGCCCGAGGGGTACTGGGGCCACGTCAACCCGGTGGGCCCGCGCAGCATGTACGACGAGGCCAAGCGCTTCGCCGAGGCGTTGACCACCGCGCACCGTGCCACCCACGGCACGCGCACCGGCATCGTGCGGATCTTCAACACGTACGGCCCCCGGATGCGCGCGGACGACGGCCGCGTGGTGCCGACCTTCATCACCCAGGCCCTGCGCGGCCGGCCGGTGACCGTGGCCGGCGACGGCTCGCAGACCCGCTCGCTGTGCTACGTCGACGATCTTGTGGACGGGCTGGTCCGGATGCTCGACGCCGAGCATCCGGGGCCGGTGAACCTCGGCAGCCCGCGGGAGCTGTCGGTGTTGGAGCTCGCCCGGTTGGTCGTGGGGCTGTGCGGCGAGCAGGTGCCGATCGTCTTCGTCCCGCGGCCCCCGGACGATCCCAGCGTGCGCCGGCCCGACGTCACCCTGGCCGATGAGGTGCTCGACTGGCGGCCCGCGGTGGACCTGGCGGACGGGTTGGCCCGGACCGTCGGCTGGTTCCGGGAGCGGGCCGCCGGGCCGCCACCGACCCTCGTGCCGCGCCAGAGCGGGGCGCCGCGATCCTGGGCGGGCGGCGGCTGAGCGGACGGCCCGGCGATGTCCCGACCGGGAGCCGGTCGAGTTGTGTCGCCGAAGGTAATCGATCTGCTACAAATAGTGAATGACCTTTGCTGTTTCCCGGACTGCGGCAACCACCGGTCCGGGCGCGGGCGGAACCGCGGGCGGGCCGCTGCGCTGGCGCGCGGCCGGGCGGCTGGCCGCGGCGCTGCCCGATGTCCGCGGGCGCGACCGGGTGACCGGCTGGGTGCGCGGAACCCCCCGCTTCACCGGACCGGTGCACGGCCGGCTGACCAACGGCATGGCCTTCGAGCTGGCGGACTGCTGCGACGGGTCCGCCCGCGACCTGGTCGAGCTGTGCTACCGGCCGCCGGCCCTGGCCGCGGTCTTCGACACCGTCCTGCGCCCGGGCGACTGCTGCTATGACGTCGGCGCCAACATCGGCGTCTACACGCTCTGGGCGGCGGGCGCGGTCGGGCGGACGGGGGAGGTCCACGCCTTCGAACCGGTGCCCGAGCCGCGCGCGGTCCTCGCCGCGCTGGCCGCCCGCAACGGGCTGAGTCAGGTGCGCCCGACGGCGTGGGCGGTCGGTGCCACCACCGGGACCGTCGGGCTGCGCCGGCATCCCGGCGCCTCGGGGCTGACCCACCAGGTCCCGGCGGGCGACACGGCCGAGCTCACGGTGCCGACGACGACGCTCGACCAGCACGCGACCCGTCACCGGCCGCCCGACCTGATCAAGATCGACGTGGAGGGGTTCGAGCTCGAGGTGCTCCTCGGCGCCACGGAGCTGCTGCGCGCGCGGCGCCCCGCGGTGCTGCTGGAGATGCTGCCGAGCCACCTCGCCCGCCGCGGTGGCCGGGCGCAGGGCGAGCTGGTCGGCGTGCTGGCCGCGGCCGGTTATCGCCTGTTCAACCTGACCCGCCGGGGACTCGCCGGCCAGGGGGAGTTCTCCGCGAACGTGCTCGCGCTGCATCCCGGCTGGGCCCGGTTCGACCCCGTGGTCGCGGCCCTGCGCCGCACGCCGTTTCCCCGCAACCAGACGACATGAGCACGTGACCCGGCCCCGCTCGACCGCGCGAGCGGAGCACCGGACCGGGCCCGTCCGGTCGTGGGCGGCGGCCGCGGGGCGGCACCGTCCCGGCGGCGGGTCTCGGGTGGTGGCGACGGGGCGGCACCGGTCCGTGGACCGCGACCGCGGCTATCTCGCCGGGGTGCGGGCCACCGCCGCGACGAGCCTGGCCGTCACCGCGGCCGGCGCGGTGCAGGGCATCCTGCTGGCCCGCCTGCTCGGACCGGCCGGCCGCGGCGCCTACGCCATCGTGACGTCCTACGCGTCGGCCGCAGCCGCGGTGGGCGAGTGCGGTCTGACCGCGGCGATCTGCTTCTTCGTCGCCCGCCAGCCGGGACGGGCTCCGGACGTCGTGCGCACCGGCGGGGCGCTGCTGCTGGCCCTCGGCGTGGTGGTGGGCGTCGGCGGGTACCTCGCCGCCCCGTTGGTCCTGCCGCACGATCCCACGGCGGCCAGGGCCTTCGCGATCGTCTTCGCGGCCGAGCCGGTCATCTTCGTCTCGGCCTGCTGGGTCTTCGCGTTGCAGGCGACCCGACTGGCGGTGTGGAACCTGACCCGGGCCGTCCAGCCGCTGCTCCAGCTCGTCGGCGTCGGGGTGCTGGCGGTGACGGTCGGGCTCACCCTCGGCGGCACCGTGGCGTGTCTGCTCGTCTCGATCGCCGTCCAGGCGGTGTTCGCCGCGGTGCTGTGGCGCCTCGACGTCCCCACCCGCGGCCGGATCCGCCGCGACGAGGCC from Frankia alni ACN14a harbors:
- a CDS encoding TylF/MycF family methyltransferase codes for the protein MTTTPTGTRDDLPDTTSRYLDLLRSTLTFSLWDGGDGSVWEPRGGARRILALAAERQGVEIVKRSSPDARDDGRDWPRLAHTMTGEHRMRNLQECTEQVIRDGVPGDLIETGVWRGGACILMRGVLAAYGVDDRTIWVADSFAGLPVPDPRYAADAGDRHHEHSALVVSVDQVRENFRRYGLLDDQVRFLPGWFRDTLPDAPIERLAVLRLDGDMYESTIDALGALYPKLSPGGYCIIDDYGAVPGCRAAVDDYRAAHGVSEPIIQVDWTGVYWRRGSAPRPA
- a CDS encoding Gfo/Idh/MocA family protein; the encoded protein is MRVLLAQRWADGFLDETPTAGQARVRPSVWITLVPVDDQFYVRSGGSRALAAYTREFGARAVARKTASRLRERDRNRRYVGVGLGTVEPAPFPGGEAPASPTAVPAPGSPVAFVAPCHPACMERVVLHRDLIRPVRAADVPRPVDPGARPGGATIVHRARPASPPPVVDDALVGWSPLAGIALDPAAVDRLVAWLAVEWRGARPDDRLLTGASPIATSTRRRPAPGAAPGSARRPTAALFGLGHYAKTQIVPHIGEHLDLIRVHELDPVQIGARRTDRWSWDTSPLPAEDDPADVLLIAGYHHTHAPLAHAALRRGSAAVVEKPLVTTEEDLEELAKLIDGGGRLFACFQRRHSPINAWLRTDLRLGEAREPMLYSAVVYEEPLPARHWYRWPASRTRLVSNGCHWIDHFLWLNDFAPVRRATVTSARTGTFTVYVELVNDAILSLVLTSAGGSRFGLREHTELRANGVTATIVDGARYSAEAGSRILRRRRVNRLDSYPAMYRGICERLVAGAPGENAREIRAVAELTLRLDTAAARQGPAC
- a CDS encoding arsenate reductase/protein-tyrosine-phosphatase family protein — protein: MSATGAGEPGRPWTVLMVCTGNLCRSPLAEHLAAARFGAAPGAAPVFHSAGVYAEPAAPMHPHAAALLRARGVDPGAFRTRPLTAELIGASDLVLCATRQHRSAVVALAPRALRRTFTVREFGRLTSGVRPADVPPGEPRLAGEHLAAAAWRVRASGRVVPASIDDLSDPLEGGREAFETCARLIDAALTAPLTLLAGACRAQPVGRAPAAG
- a CDS encoding lipopolysaccharide biosynthesis protein, which encodes MSRPDPPARLSRATVAVLAGNAATLVLGTATGALAARTLGPTGRGELLTLQTWAGMLAMVLSLGVSQALVTDDGDDDGLLGPLLAHAGVVAAAGGALFAATAAGALARRGDVHWDAVAVVGASCFAAATIVGSNAAGLAQRRGRMGGEFQLVRLVPAAATLGAFVLLATSGVGDPGRWMVALALTALVPPLGYHLLVLRPTRMSPTRMSPAGRGPRIGALLPRRAFVRSALAAYGTVVGAQLIYKLDMLLVTAFRAAHEVAFYGVAVAFATACSTICQATGMVVFSRLRSMVDPRARARTVRRAVLATLAIAAAVAGPVALLTPLGIRVVYGADFAPAATTTRILVLAAIPQSVDYLLIHVLLGFRSARTVLAVQVPVALATVLGLVVALRHTGLPGVAAVSGATYSASAAALYLACTRQLADPRQHAHTGQHAHTGQHAHTGQHAHTGQHAHTGQHAHTGQLTHAGQLGRTVPTDLAGRPHPAIPAPRTTIDPVTDLTGDPSPIQERR
- a CDS encoding FkbM family methyltransferase — translated: MTFAVSRTAATTGPGAGGTAGGPLRWRAAGRLAAALPDVRGRDRVTGWVRGTPRFTGPVHGRLTNGMAFELADCCDGSARDLVELCYRPPALAAVFDTVLRPGDCCYDVGANIGVYTLWAAGAVGRTGEVHAFEPVPEPRAVLAALAARNGLSQVRPTAWAVGATTGTVGLRRHPGASGLTHQVPAGDTAELTVPTTTLDQHATRHRPPDLIKIDVEGFELEVLLGATELLRARRPAVLLEMLPSHLARRGGRAQGELVGVLAAAGYRLFNLTRRGLAGQGEFSANVLALHPGWARFDPVVAALRRTPFPRNQTT
- a CDS encoding glycosyltransferase family 4 protein, producing MTSTSRPTTVAAVVPHPIQHFAPLYRAVGEGPVDLRVLFLSRAGLDRYFDRGFGAEMHWRPDITEGYQHEFVADLPLRPEWRQPVAGTRAAGRVWTALDRRGPDCVLVHGYRHVGSLAALAWARRRGVGALMMGDSELLGHRTSRVRAAKRLALPPLLGRVDAFLTVGDNNEDYLAHYGVPRERMFRTPYPTEQAALHKALTDRAAHRAAVRAELGIAPDAVVALCVGKMISRKRPLDVADALRIVARAPRRPDARELVVIMAGDGVLRPALDAAAAGLDGALRVVGFADQERLPRLYAASDLYVHPAQRDPHPLAVKDAVLCGLPVVVSDRVGSIGPTDDVRPGRNARIHPVGDVGALAGILDELRRRPDLLATMALESEKAVPDIDLDASIDGFHRAVAAVRRSERPR
- a CDS encoding UDP-glucuronic acid decarboxylase family protein, producing the protein MRVVVAGGAGFLGSHLCERLLAGGAEVICVDNFLTGRPENVDPLRALDGFRMLRRDVTGPVDVAGPVDTVVHLASPASPVDYRALPLETLAVGAWGTRRLLELARRKGARFVLASTSEVYGDPQVHPQPEGYWGHVNPVGPRSMYDEAKRFAEALTTAHRATHGTRTGIVRIFNTYGPRMRADDGRVVPTFITQALRGRPVTVAGDGSQTRSLCYVDDLVDGLVRMLDAEHPGPVNLGSPRELSVLELARLVVGLCGEQVPIVFVPRPPDDPSVRRPDVTLADEVLDWRPAVDLADGLARTVGWFRERAAGPPPTLVPRQSGAPRSWAGGG